A single genomic interval of Pseudodesulfovibrio sp. S3 harbors:
- a CDS encoding linear amide C-N hydrolase → MRVIAKDGSVVWVRSMEFGTSTKSDIMIVPRGMAWTSSAPDGKKGMQWTNKYAFVGPNGFAMESPLEGMNEKGLYVGGFWMAAGESEYPKIKPADYSQTISQADFGAWLLGNCASVAEVKERVPQLKLTGVEVEFLHMSPLVHWSVVDASGKAVVIESIGGVITVSENPVGVFTNAPSFGWHLNHLRMYINLRPDNVQPFKLGDYKITPLGQGTGLLGLPGDQTPPSRFVRAAFYANTALQPEDADGSVTLGMNLIANFSIPKGLSSGIGGDGKQEFDYTQWTTVYDFNRKALYFRTYDDQDYKKVSFDKLPLDGKKLLFIPMWNVKPTYADVSGQAKTH, encoded by the coding sequence ATGCGCGTCATTGCAAAGGACGGCTCGGTGGTGTGGGTTCGTTCCATGGAATTCGGCACTTCAACCAAATCCGATATCATGATCGTGCCGCGAGGCATGGCATGGACTTCCTCGGCCCCCGACGGGAAAAAAGGCATGCAGTGGACCAATAAATATGCCTTCGTCGGTCCCAACGGATTTGCAATGGAGAGTCCCCTTGAGGGCATGAACGAGAAGGGCCTGTACGTTGGCGGTTTTTGGATGGCGGCAGGGGAGTCGGAGTATCCCAAGATCAAGCCTGCCGATTATTCCCAGACAATATCCCAGGCTGACTTTGGAGCCTGGCTCCTGGGCAATTGTGCCTCGGTGGCTGAAGTGAAGGAAAGGGTCCCCCAATTGAAGCTGACCGGAGTTGAGGTTGAGTTTCTTCATATGTCCCCGCTCGTCCACTGGTCCGTGGTGGATGCGAGCGGCAAGGCCGTTGTTATCGAGTCCATAGGCGGGGTGATTACGGTTTCGGAAAATCCTGTGGGCGTTTTCACCAATGCCCCGTCGTTCGGTTGGCATCTGAACCACCTGCGCATGTATATAAATTTGCGTCCGGACAATGTGCAGCCCTTCAAGCTCGGTGATTACAAGATCACGCCGTTGGGGCAGGGAACGGGGCTGCTCGGGTTGCCCGGCGACCAGACTCCGCCTTCACGGTTTGTGCGGGCTGCTTTCTATGCCAACACTGCGCTTCAACCCGAGGATGCGGATGGCTCCGTGACTCTGGGCATGAACCTGATCGCCAACTTCTCCATCCCCAAGGGACTGTCCAGCGGGATCGGCGGCGACGGGAAACAGGAATTCGACTATACGCAGTGGACCACTGTATACGATTTCAACAGAAAAGCCCTGTACTTCCGGACTTATGATGATCAGGACTACAAGAAGGTCAGCTTTGACAAGCTGCCGTTGGACGGGAAGAAATTGCTCTTCATCCCCATGTGGAATGTGAAGCCGACGTACGCAGATGTGAGCGGACAGGCAAAGACGCACTAA
- the speA gene encoding biosynthetic arginine decarboxylase, protein MTPPLERWTVERSTELYGVRDWGAGFFGISESGDLQVTAAPGNFGNAVSIPEIIAGIQARGLDMPVLLRIENLLETQISLLNNSFIAAIKNLDYQGSYLGAYPIKVNQQQQVVEAVTRHGKKYHHGLEAGSKAELIAAMGMLNDNEAVLVCNGYKDEEFINLALHATQLGFNCVLVIEMPGELPLIVERSKALGVKPNLGVRVKLSTQANGLWADSGGDRSIFGLNAAQVIDSIDSLKEAGMLDCLQLLHYHLGSQIPNIREIRSGVAEASRVYAGLVAEGAGMRYLDLGGGLAVDYDGTKTNFMSSRNYSVDEYCVDVVEGVMTVLDEQGVPHPTIITESGRALVAYYSILLFNVLDTARFVPEPLPKELPQDTYIHILHLHETMQSLNLRNVQTCYNDILYYRDEVRQAFNQGNISFRERALGENVFWQTIQRIATIARDLPTIPQELEGVIQTLSDIYYCNFSVFQSLPDAWAIGQLFPIMPVHRLGEAPTREGFLADITCDCDGKIDRFIDRQGVKRTMPLHPLKNSEEYHLGAFLVGAYQETLGDLHNLLGDTNVVTVRIGENGKFDFVGELEGDTVEDVLSYVEYDTKALLTRFRETAENSVRQGRITPAQRREILQAYKSGLQGYTYLER, encoded by the coding sequence ATGACCCCACCCTTGGAAAGATGGACCGTTGAACGATCCACGGAACTCTATGGCGTTCGGGATTGGGGTGCCGGTTTCTTCGGCATTTCCGAGTCCGGTGATCTTCAGGTAACCGCTGCGCCAGGCAACTTCGGAAACGCGGTCAGCATTCCTGAAATAATCGCGGGCATTCAGGCGCGGGGCCTCGACATGCCCGTACTTCTCCGCATCGAAAACCTCCTCGAAACACAGATTTCCCTGCTCAACAACAGCTTCATTGCAGCCATAAAGAACCTTGACTACCAAGGATCGTATCTTGGCGCATATCCCATCAAGGTCAACCAGCAACAACAGGTGGTGGAGGCCGTGACCCGTCATGGCAAGAAGTACCACCACGGATTGGAAGCCGGCAGCAAGGCCGAGCTCATTGCGGCCATGGGCATGCTCAACGATAATGAGGCTGTACTCGTATGCAACGGGTACAAGGATGAGGAATTCATCAACCTGGCCCTGCACGCGACCCAACTGGGTTTCAATTGCGTACTGGTAATCGAAATGCCTGGTGAACTACCACTCATTGTCGAACGCTCCAAGGCGCTTGGGGTCAAGCCCAATCTTGGCGTTCGCGTCAAGCTCTCCACACAGGCCAACGGCCTTTGGGCCGATTCCGGCGGCGACCGTTCCATCTTCGGCCTCAATGCAGCGCAGGTCATCGACAGCATCGACAGCCTCAAGGAAGCCGGGATGCTCGATTGTCTGCAACTGCTTCATTACCACCTGGGCTCGCAGATTCCCAACATCCGCGAAATCCGTAGCGGTGTGGCCGAAGCAAGCCGAGTCTATGCAGGCTTGGTGGCAGAAGGCGCCGGAATGCGCTACCTCGACCTCGGCGGTGGTCTTGCCGTAGATTACGACGGCACAAAGACCAACTTCATGAGCAGCCGCAACTATTCAGTAGATGAATACTGTGTCGATGTGGTCGAAGGCGTCATGACCGTACTCGACGAACAGGGTGTGCCGCATCCGACCATCATCACCGAATCGGGTCGGGCACTGGTCGCGTACTATTCCATACTGCTCTTCAATGTACTGGATACCGCCCGCTTCGTACCGGAGCCGCTTCCAAAAGAACTGCCTCAAGATACCTATATTCACATCCTGCACCTTCACGAAACAATGCAGTCCTTGAATCTGCGCAATGTCCAAACCTGCTACAACGACATCCTCTACTACCGGGATGAAGTCCGTCAGGCCTTCAATCAAGGCAATATATCCTTTCGGGAACGCGCTCTGGGGGAAAACGTATTCTGGCAAACCATCCAGCGCATCGCGACAATCGCCAGGGACCTGCCCACTATCCCCCAAGAGCTTGAGGGCGTCATTCAAACACTTTCCGACATTTACTACTGCAATTTCAGTGTGTTCCAATCTTTGCCCGACGCATGGGCCATCGGACAGCTCTTCCCGATCATGCCGGTACACAGGCTCGGCGAAGCACCGACCCGCGAGGGATTCCTGGCCGACATCACCTGCGACTGCGACGGCAAGATCGACCGGTTCATCGACCGACAGGGCGTCAAACGAACAATGCCTCTGCATCCATTGAAGAATTCTGAAGAATACCACCTTGGCGCTTTCCTTGTCGGGGCATACCAGGAAACACTCGGCGACCTGCACAACCTGCTCGGTGACACCAATGTCGTCACTGTCAGGATAGGCGAGAACGGTAAATTCGATTTTGTCGGCGAATTGGAAGGCGACACTGTGGAAGATGTCCTTTCCTATGTGGAATACGACACCAAAGCCCTGCTGACCCGCTTCCGGGAAACGGCTGAAAACAGTGTGCGCCAAGGCCGGATAACTCCGGCACAGAGACGGGAAATCCTCCAGGCATACAAAAGCGGCCTGCAGGGCTACACCTACCTGGAAAGATAA
- a CDS encoding chemotaxis response regulator protein-glutamate methylesterase, protein MIKVLVVDDSAFMRKAISTMLDKDPSIVVVGVARDGQEGLNMVRELDPDVVTMDIEMPKMDGLTALRHIMMESPRPVLMVSSLTTEGAQSTLKAMELGAVDFIPKQLSKVSLDIIKIEKDLIEKVKAVAARKMRHVVARTAVRPKLKPAAPFARPTGRPLRDVVVIGVSTGGPPVVQKILSSLPADFPAGIVIAQHMPAAFTGPFAARLDSVSNIKVKEAETGDVLKAGHAFVAPGGRHVILDQKISRIDLIVSEEPREALYKPSANVLISSAAEAVGRRGLGVILTGMGNDGCEGIRDLKAKGGRALAQSDSTCVVYGMPKAVVDENLVDEVVDLDDMAESIIANLFK, encoded by the coding sequence GTGATTAAAGTGCTCGTCGTTGATGATTCCGCCTTCATGCGCAAGGCCATCAGCACCATGCTCGACAAGGACCCCTCCATCGTTGTGGTGGGTGTTGCTCGTGACGGCCAGGAAGGGCTGAACATGGTGCGCGAGCTTGATCCCGATGTCGTGACAATGGATATCGAAATGCCGAAAATGGACGGTTTGACCGCCCTTCGGCATATTATGATGGAGTCTCCCAGGCCTGTACTCATGGTCAGTTCTCTGACCACAGAGGGGGCCCAGTCCACGCTGAAGGCCATGGAGCTCGGGGCTGTTGATTTCATCCCCAAGCAATTATCCAAAGTATCTTTGGATATTATCAAGATCGAGAAGGATCTGATCGAAAAGGTCAAAGCCGTTGCCGCGCGCAAGATGCGGCATGTGGTGGCCCGAACTGCGGTCCGCCCCAAACTTAAACCGGCTGCACCTTTCGCGCGTCCGACCGGTCGACCTCTACGGGATGTTGTCGTCATTGGCGTGTCCACGGGGGGACCTCCGGTGGTGCAGAAGATTTTGTCTTCGCTTCCTGCCGATTTCCCGGCCGGTATCGTTATCGCCCAACATATGCCTGCCGCATTTACTGGTCCTTTTGCCGCGCGTCTGGACAGTGTCAGCAATATCAAGGTCAAGGAGGCCGAGACCGGTGACGTGCTCAAGGCCGGACACGCCTTTGTGGCTCCTGGCGGAAGGCATGTGATCCTTGACCAGAAAATCAGTCGTATCGATTTGATCGTTTCCGAAGAGCCTCGGGAAGCCTTGTACAAACCTTCAGCCAATGTGCTCATCAGTTCTGCAGCGGAAGCCGTGGGACGTCGGGGGCTCGGTGTGATCCTGACCGGCATGGGCAACGATGGATGTGAAGGAATACGTGATCTCAAGGCTAAAGGGGGCCGTGCCCTGGCCCAGAGTGATTCCACCTGCGTGGTGTACGGTATGCCCAAGGCCGTTGTTGACGAGAACCTTGTCGATGAGGTTGTTGATCTTGACGATATGGCCGAGTCCATCATCGCGAATTTATTCAAGTAG
- a CDS encoding HEAT repeat domain-containing protein — translation MADCTEYLALLGSDNKEVVRESAFRAGEDNCVEAVPKLAELLKTNHLGIQEAVDSSLRKIGGKETVQAVIPLLRSDEAPVRNLSMDILREVGNQDMASLIHLTQDEDTDIRIFVADILGSTNSILAVKPLCDALLKDPEVNVRYQAAVSLGELGMEDATPCLNKAIDDEEWVQYSVIEALTKIGHASSVDALVKALDGASDLVASMIIDSLGEMGNVKAVTMLLKRMSDSPTALRNKIAKAIVKILGGKSLTLLSDDERERFKLYLLVALQDEDVEIQDAAIQGLAYLGGEEASRGILQIAGALDQDRDQERLQSIITFLAQIGLTEALKVGLLGENQDVARVTVQTLSQISPKGVEENRKVCDILMGAFWKAGLPVQRQIVSVVAAHGFEQAKDFFVKILNEHDDGTVLKSAVYLLGEQLRLAEVAGRIFPLLEHPYDDVKEAALDACIAIGGAEVMARFRDMFDSPDPISRLMSTYALGKLAPVENLDILKQAVEDELSDIRKVAVEALASVEGHDDIWRPLVLHRLSDESKDVRLTVIEIMGQHYDDDMVPHLIDALSDDDDWVKIRAMDALGEHSTPQAVSLMIDMLNNSNRFVVMKAIEALGNIGGGEAFAALLEVTNSDEYELVSAAEEAIAKIQDSQE, via the coding sequence ATGGCGGATTGCACCGAGTATCTGGCGCTGCTGGGTAGCGACAACAAGGAAGTTGTGCGGGAGAGCGCGTTTCGAGCCGGCGAGGATAATTGTGTGGAGGCGGTACCCAAGCTGGCTGAATTGCTCAAGACCAACCATCTGGGCATTCAGGAAGCGGTTGACAGTTCCTTGCGCAAGATCGGCGGCAAGGAGACCGTGCAGGCCGTCATTCCGCTCCTGCGTTCCGATGAGGCTCCCGTGCGTAACCTGTCCATGGATATCCTGCGTGAGGTTGGGAATCAGGACATGGCCTCCCTGATACATCTGACTCAGGATGAAGACACGGATATCCGCATTTTTGTCGCCGACATACTTGGTTCCACCAATAGCATCCTGGCGGTCAAGCCCCTGTGTGACGCCCTGCTCAAGGATCCGGAGGTCAACGTCCGATATCAAGCCGCCGTCAGTCTGGGCGAATTGGGCATGGAAGACGCCACCCCATGTCTGAACAAGGCCATCGATGACGAGGAATGGGTCCAGTATTCCGTCATCGAGGCATTGACCAAGATCGGCCATGCCAGTTCCGTGGATGCGTTGGTCAAGGCCCTGGATGGAGCCTCGGATTTGGTGGCGTCCATGATTATCGATTCACTGGGGGAAATGGGCAACGTCAAGGCCGTGACCATGTTGCTCAAACGTATGTCCGACTCCCCGACTGCACTGCGCAACAAGATCGCCAAGGCCATAGTCAAGATTCTTGGCGGCAAGTCCCTGACCCTGTTGAGCGACGACGAGCGCGAGCGGTTCAAGCTCTATCTGCTGGTTGCTCTTCAGGACGAGGATGTGGAGATTCAGGACGCTGCCATTCAGGGACTGGCTTATCTGGGCGGCGAAGAGGCTTCGAGAGGTATTCTGCAGATTGCCGGTGCCCTGGATCAGGATCGGGATCAGGAGCGGCTGCAGTCGATCATAACCTTCCTGGCGCAGATAGGTCTGACCGAGGCCCTCAAGGTCGGCTTGCTCGGCGAGAATCAGGATGTTGCAAGGGTCACCGTGCAGACGCTTTCCCAGATCAGTCCCAAGGGGGTTGAGGAGAACAGGAAGGTCTGCGATATCCTCATGGGTGCTTTTTGGAAGGCCGGGTTGCCTGTGCAGCGGCAGATAGTCAGTGTTGTGGCTGCTCATGGGTTCGAGCAGGCCAAGGACTTTTTTGTCAAAATATTGAATGAACACGACGACGGCACCGTGTTGAAGAGCGCTGTCTATCTTTTGGGAGAACAGCTTCGGCTGGCAGAAGTTGCTGGCAGGATTTTTCCGCTTTTGGAGCACCCATACGATGACGTTAAGGAAGCTGCCCTTGATGCCTGCATTGCCATCGGCGGGGCTGAGGTCATGGCACGTTTTCGTGATATGTTCGACAGCCCGGACCCCATATCCCGGCTCATGTCCACCTATGCCCTCGGCAAGCTCGCCCCCGTGGAGAATCTGGACATACTGAAACAGGCGGTCGAGGATGAGTTGTCGGATATTCGCAAGGTTGCAGTGGAGGCCCTGGCGTCTGTTGAAGGGCATGACGATATCTGGCGGCCCCTGGTGCTGCATCGTCTTTCCGACGAGAGCAAGGATGTGCGCCTGACGGTCATTGAGATCATGGGACAGCATTATGACGACGATATGGTTCCGCATCTTATTGATGCCTTGAGCGACGATGATGACTGGGTCAAAATCAGGGCCATGGATGCCTTGGGAGAACACTCCACGCCTCAGGCTGTGTCGCTTATGATTGATATGCTGAATAATTCCAACCGGTTTGTCGTTATGAAGGCCATTGAGGCCTTGGGCAATATCGGTGGTGGAGAGGCCTTTGCGGCGCTGTTGGAAGTCACCAACAGCGATGAGTATGAGTTGGTGAGCGCGGCCGAGGAAGCTATCGCCAAGATACAGGACTCACAGGAGTAG
- a CDS encoding protein-glutamate O-methyltransferase CheR, producing MSSLFSKTITLGKDLRITDLEFSHLRDFIYAECGIYIADNRKYLLENRLGNRLKKLNLKNFDEYYNLLRFDVGKAQEMKKLFEVITTNETSFYRNPPQLSVFQNEVLTEVFAFCRKQGRKLRIWSAGCSTGEEPYTISMIIHEMLKAEVASWDIRITANDLSDRVLESARKGIYNDYTLRTTPPDIVARYFVMDNGQNKIKQEVKRLVSFGQINLRDRVQVKRVERSQVIFCRNVIIYFDDEMKKRVINAFYDNLLPGGYLIIGHSESLHNITRAFKPIHYPGAIIYKKEE from the coding sequence ATGTCATCCCTTTTTTCCAAAACCATAACCCTTGGCAAAGATCTGAGGATAACGGATCTGGAGTTTTCCCATCTGCGGGACTTCATCTATGCAGAATGTGGAATCTATATTGCGGATAATCGCAAGTATCTGTTGGAAAATCGTCTTGGGAATCGACTCAAGAAACTGAATCTGAAAAATTTTGACGAGTATTACAACCTGCTTCGGTTCGATGTGGGCAAGGCTCAGGAGATGAAGAAGTTGTTCGAGGTCATCACGACCAATGAAACCAGCTTCTATCGCAATCCGCCGCAGCTCAGTGTTTTTCAGAATGAGGTGTTGACCGAAGTGTTCGCCTTCTGTCGCAAGCAGGGACGGAAGTTGCGCATCTGGTCTGCCGGATGTTCAACGGGCGAAGAACCGTACACCATTTCCATGATCATTCATGAGATGCTCAAGGCCGAGGTCGCTTCGTGGGATATTCGGATTACGGCCAACGATCTGTCCGATCGAGTGTTGGAGTCCGCCCGAAAGGGGATTTATAATGACTATACTCTCAGGACGACTCCTCCAGATATCGTAGCGCGGTATTTTGTCATGGACAATGGACAGAACAAGATCAAGCAGGAAGTCAAAAGGCTGGTGAGTTTTGGGCAGATTAATCTGAGGGATCGAGTACAGGTAAAACGGGTAGAGCGATCGCAGGTGATTTTTTGCCGAAATGTCATAATTTATTTTGATGATGAGATGAAGAAGCGGGTTATCAACGCATTTTACGACAATTTGCTGCCGGGCGGTTACCTGATTATCGGGCATTCCGAATCGTTGCATAACATCACGCGTGCGTTCAAACCCATTCACTATCCTGGCGCTATAATTTACAAGAAGGAAGAGTAG